A window from Salarias fasciatus chromosome 11, fSalaFa1.1, whole genome shotgun sequence encodes these proteins:
- the med18 gene encoding mediator of RNA polymerase II transcription subunit 18, protein MEAPPVTVMPVTGGTINMMEYLLQGSVLDQALESLLHRLRGLCDNMEPETFTDHELVYLLKGQQGNPFILRARRSLSHPTAPWHLRYLGQPEVGDKSRHALVRNCVDVAASHSLPEFLNEMGFRMDHEFVTNGHIFRKGSMKIVVSKLSRILVPGNTENTERLSLSYLVELSVLAPAGQDTVSEDMRSFAEQLKPLVHLEKIDPSKQRH, encoded by the exons ATGGAGGCTCCTCCTGTCACCGTGATGCCTGTTACAGGAGGCACCATCAACATGATGGAGTATCTGCTGCAAG GCAGTGTGTTGGACCAGGCTCTGGAAAGCCTCTTGCATCGCCTCCGAGGTTTATGCGACAACATGGAACCAGAAACCTTTACGGATCATGAACTGGTTTACCTTCTGAAGGGGCAACAAGGGAACCCGTTCATCCTGCGTGCGCGCCGCTCGCTCTCCCACCCCACTGCTCCGTGGCACCTGCGGTACCTCGGTCAGCCTGAAGTGGGGGACAAGAGCCGCCACGCCCTGGTGCGCAACTGCGTGGATGTGGCTGCCTCCCACAGCCTCCCGGAGTTCCTCAACGAGATGGGCTTCCGCATGGACCACGAGTTTGTGACCAACGGACACATATTCCGGAAAGGTTCGATGAAAATTGTGGTCAGCAAGCTGTCTCGCATCCTCGTGCCGGGGAACACCGAGAACACGGAGCGTCTGTCGTTGTCGTACCTGGTGGAACTGAGCGTTCTGGCCCCCGCCGGCCAGGACACGGTGTCTGAGGACATGCGCAGCTTCGCCGAGCAGCTCAAGCCTCTGGTGCACCTGGAGAAGATTGACCCAAGCAAGCAAAGACATTAA
- the LOC115397138 gene encoding uncharacterized protein LOC115397138 isoform X1 — MFMHNGFISIYLLIIWNSPIISGNSSAVPLRFLLGCEAVIPCRPVKSLSDSFKWFFKKSDQNDQIKIFFQDKNRKRRYSLSHKRGKVKGDRSLVISNFTELDQGSYWCESCDRTECKKSTVFRVTEDIWEETNTTVHVVEGKTFEQVCPGEIIPSKWTFEAQNLRDKSSLGPESNALTFNKSIRIRDVKTAHAGRYTCWTRGCRRAQKLLTVCLCVLRAHQRKDSSSCALTCDEESWKIASDTVINTSISSHVKPDGPLLCSSTKTFDENATVTSSYVAVNAYNTTTGREEPKHQTPVRYIVPLTVSWLMIITLSFLFYRSRLWAAYSNRCRCGGNDNAEEEDSVVYSTILIRTQNKETHHNISEYDCIYSEINV; from the exons ATGTTCATGCATAAcggttttatttctatttaccTTCTAATTATTTGGAATTCACCCATCATCTCAGGAAACT CCTCTGCAGTTCCTCTTCGTTTCTTACTGGGATGTGAGGCGGTGATTCCATGTCGACCTGTGAAGAGCCTCTCAGACTCTTTCAAATGGTTTTTCAAGAAGAGCGACCAAAACgaccaaataaaaatattttttcaagatAAGAATCGAAAACGGCGTTACTCTCTCAGCCATAAAAGAGGAAAAGTTAAGGGTGATCGCTCCCTGGTCATTAGCAATTTCACTGAGCTCGATCAAGGATCATACTGGTGTGAAAGCTGTGACCGAACCGAATGCAAAAAATCCACAGTTTTCAGAGTGACGGAAG acATTTGGGAGGAAACTAACACAACAGTTCATGTTGTAGAAGGCAAGACTTTTGAACAAGTATGTCCGGGTGAAATAATCCCCTCAAAATGGACTTTTGAAGCACAAAATCTTCGTGATAAATCCTCACTTGGACCAGAATCAAATGCTTTGACTTTCAACAAGAGCATACGTATCAGAGATGTGAAAACAGCCCATGCTGGTCGATATACCTGCTGGACGAGAGGCTGCCGCAGAGCCCAGAAGCTTCTCACCGTTTGCTTGTGTGTATTGAGAG CTCACCAGAGAAAGGATTCATCCTCTTGTGCCTTGACATGTGATGAGGAATCCTGGAAAATCGCTTCAGACACGGTGATCAATACTTCTATATCATCGCATGTAAAGCCAGATGGGCCTTTACTTTGCAGTTCGACAAAGACGTTTGATGAGAACGCAACAGTAACCAGCAGTTATGTTGCAGTAAATGCATATAACACAACAACAG GTAGAGAAGAGCCAAAACATCAGACTCCAGTCAGATACATAGTGCCTCTCACCGTTTCATGGCTCATGATCATCACACTTTCCTTCTTGTTCTACAGATCAAGACTGTGGGCGG CATATTCAAATCGCTGTCGCTGTGGAGGGAATGACAAC GCGGAAGAAGAGGATTCAGTGGTCTACTCGACGATTCTCATCAGGacacagaacaaagaaactCATCATAATATCTCTGAATATGATTGTATTTATAGTGAAATAAATGTCTGA
- the LOC115397138 gene encoding uncharacterized protein LOC115397138 isoform X2: MFMHNGFISIYLLIIWNSPIISGNSSAVPLRFLLGCEAVIPCRPVKSLSDSFKWFFKKSDQNDQIKIFFQDKNRKRRYSLSHKRGKVKGDRSLVISNFTELDQGSYWCESCDRTECKKSTVFRVTEDIWEETNTTVHVVEGKTFEQVCPGEIIPSKWTFEAQNLRDKSSLGPESNALTFNKSIRIRDVKTAHAGRYTCWTRGCRRAQKLLTVCLCVLRAHQRKDSSSCALTCDEESWKIASDTVINTSISSHVKPDGPLLCSSTKTFDENATVTSSYVAVNAYNTTTDQDCGRHIQIAVAVEGMTTRKKRIQWSTRRFSSGHRTKKLIIISLNMIVFIVK, from the exons ATGTTCATGCATAAcggttttatttctatttaccTTCTAATTATTTGGAATTCACCCATCATCTCAGGAAACT CCTCTGCAGTTCCTCTTCGTTTCTTACTGGGATGTGAGGCGGTGATTCCATGTCGACCTGTGAAGAGCCTCTCAGACTCTTTCAAATGGTTTTTCAAGAAGAGCGACCAAAACgaccaaataaaaatattttttcaagatAAGAATCGAAAACGGCGTTACTCTCTCAGCCATAAAAGAGGAAAAGTTAAGGGTGATCGCTCCCTGGTCATTAGCAATTTCACTGAGCTCGATCAAGGATCATACTGGTGTGAAAGCTGTGACCGAACCGAATGCAAAAAATCCACAGTTTTCAGAGTGACGGAAG acATTTGGGAGGAAACTAACACAACAGTTCATGTTGTAGAAGGCAAGACTTTTGAACAAGTATGTCCGGGTGAAATAATCCCCTCAAAATGGACTTTTGAAGCACAAAATCTTCGTGATAAATCCTCACTTGGACCAGAATCAAATGCTTTGACTTTCAACAAGAGCATACGTATCAGAGATGTGAAAACAGCCCATGCTGGTCGATATACCTGCTGGACGAGAGGCTGCCGCAGAGCCCAGAAGCTTCTCACCGTTTGCTTGTGTGTATTGAGAG CTCACCAGAGAAAGGATTCATCCTCTTGTGCCTTGACATGTGATGAGGAATCCTGGAAAATCGCTTCAGACACGGTGATCAATACTTCTATATCATCGCATGTAAAGCCAGATGGGCCTTTACTTTGCAGTTCGACAAAGACGTTTGATGAGAACGCAACAGTAACCAGCAGTTATGTTGCAGTAAATGCATATAACACAACAACAG ATCAAGACTGTGGGCGG CATATTCAAATCGCTGTCGCTGTGGAGGGAATGACAAC GCGGAAGAAGAGGATTCAGTGGTCTACTCGACGATTCTCATCAGGacacagaacaaagaaactCATCATAATATCTCTGAATATGATTGTATTTATAGTGAAATAA
- the LOC115397139 gene encoding merozoite surface protein CMZ-8-like yields the protein MGSTCISGVTLGDSEGLTVERSPSNQDQLIIDLTTPPASPTPTRSSPAFGSLWTPAAPPPSPSTGPSHAFSSLWTPAAPPPSPSTGPSHAFSSLWTPHTVGADRIAVVPPSRLNDPEREEEASGVASGVDREEEGGQQASAEDRSEDVRGD from the exons ATGGGGAGCACCTGCAT ATCAGGGGTAACACTGGGAGACAGTGAGGGTCTGACAGTGGAAAGATCGCCTTCAAATCAGG ACCAACTCATCATTGACCTCACCACCCCACCAGCCTCCCCCACCCCTACGAGGTCTTCGCCCGCATTCGgctctctctggactccagctgcCCCTCCACCATCACCGAGTACTGGGCCATCTCATGCATTCAGCTCTCTTTGGACTCCAGCTGCCCCTCCACCATCACCGAGTACTGGGCCATCTCATGCATTCAGCTCTCTTTGGACTCCACACACTGTTGGCGCTGATC GAATTGCGGTTGTTCCACCATCAAGATTGAACGATcctgaaagagaggaagaggcttcAGGAGTTGCATCTGGGGTTGACCgcgaagaggaaggaggacagcAAGCCTCTGCAGAAGACCGGAGCGAAGATGTGCGCG gTGATTAA